Proteins encoded by one window of Tamandua tetradactyla isolate mTamTet1 chromosome 24, mTamTet1.pri, whole genome shotgun sequence:
- the PRDM8 gene encoding PR domain zinc finger protein 8 isoform X2 has protein sequence MEESSIQRGILDGDAKAVQQCLTDIFTSVYTTCDIPENAIFGPCILSHTSLYDSIAFIALKSTDKRTVPYIFRVDTSAANGSSEGLMWLRLVQSARDKEEQNLEAYIKNGQLFYRSLRRIAKDEELLVWYGKELTELLLLCPSRSHSKINGSSPYTCLECSQRFQFEFPYVAHLRFRCPKRLHGADMSPQDEQGGGVGTKDHGGGGGKDQQQQQEASLGPGPKFCKVGPIHHYPAPSPESSNPPTAGSGGGGGSSTKPSTDFHNLARELENSRGGSSCSPARSLGSSSNGVSHQEAELSPDGNATGGAKGKRKFPEEAMEGGGGAGLLGARGRFAERPLPASKEDLVCTPQQYRTAGSYFGLEENGRLFAPPSPETGEAKRSAFVEVKKAARAAGLQEEAATDGGGAAVEDQDAGGGGGSSTPAAASPAGAEKLLAPRPGGPLPSRLEGGSPARGSAFTSVPQLGSAGGPGAGGGAGSGAVGGAGGGPGAASDERKSAFSQPARSFSQLSPLVLGQKLGALEPCHSGDGVGPTRLYAAAGDPLAVKLQGAADLNGGCGALPGGGGGNGLPKQSPFLYATAFWPKSSAAAAAAAAAAGPLQLQLPSALTLLPPSFTSLCLPAQNWCAKCNASFRMTSDLVYHMRSHHKKEYAMEPLVKRRREEKLKCPICNESFRERHHLSRHMTSHN, from the exons ATGGAGGAGTCCAGCATCCAGCGAGGTATTCTGGATGGAGATGCTAAGGCTGTCCAACAATGTCTGACAGATATTTTTACCAGCGTTTATACAACCTGTGATATTCCTGAGAACGCTATATTCGGCCCCTGCATCCTGAGCCACACTTCTCTGTATGACAGCATAGCTTTCATTGCTCTCAAGTCCACAGACAAGAGAACAGTTCCTTATATCTTCCGG GTGGACACCTCAGCGGCAAATGGTTCCTCAGAAGGTCTCATGTGGCTGCGTCTGGTCCAATCAGCCAGAGATAAAGAAGAACAGAACCTAGAAGCCTATATAAAAAACGGACAGCTCTTTTACCGCTCCCTCCGCAGGATTGCCAAAGATGAGGAGTTACTTGTTTGGTACGGGAAAGAACTGACCGAGTTACTCTTGCTCTGTCCTTCTAGATCCCACAGCAAAATAAATG GGTCGTCCCCTTATACATGCCTGGAATGCAGCCAGCGTTTCCAATTTGAGTTCCCCTATGTAGCGCATCTGCGCTTCCGCTGCCCCAAGAGGCTACACGGCGCTGATATGAGCCCCCAAGACGAGCAAGGTGGTGGCGTGGGTACCAAGGACCACGGGGGCGGCGGCGGCAAAGACCAGCAGCAGCAACAGGAGGCATCCTTGGGTCCAGGCCCCAAGTTTTGCAAAGTCGGCCCCATTCACCACTACCCGGCCCCTTCGCCCGAGAGCAGCAACCCACCCACCGCTGgcagtggcggcggcggcggcagcagcacGAAACCATCCACGGACTTTCACAACCTGGCCCGGGAGCTGGAAAATTCCCGGGGAGGCAGCAGCTGCTCCCCAGCCCGGAGCCTTGGCAGCAGCAGCAACGGCGTCAGCCACCAGGAGGCGGAGCTGAGTCCCGACGGCAACGCGACCGGCGGCGCCAAGGGGAAGAGGAAATTCCCGGAGGAGGCGATGgagggcggcggcggcgcggggcTCCTGGGGGCGCGAGGTCGCTTCGCTGAGCGGCCTCTACCTGCTTCCAAGGAGGACCTGGTGTGCACGCCGCAGCAGTACCGCACCGCAGGCAGCTATTTCGGCCTAGAAGAGAACGGCCGCCTCTTCGCGCCGCCCAGCCCGGAGACTGGCGAGGCGAAGCGCAGCGCCTTCGTGGAGGTGAAGAAGGCGGCCCGCGCGGCCGGCCTGCAGGAGGAGGCGGCCACGGACGGCGGGGGCGCCGCCGTCGAGGACCAGGACGCAGGCGGTGGCGGCGGTTCCTCCACGCCCGCGGCCGCGTCGCCCGCGGGCGCCGAGAAGCTGCTGGCCCCGCGGCCTGGGGGCCCCCTGCCCAGCCGGCTGGAGGGCGGTAGCCCCGCGCGGGGCAGCGCCTTCACCTCCGTGCCGCAACTGGGCAGCGCGGGCGGCCCCGGAGCCGGGGGCGGCGCGGGCAGCGGGGCCGTGGGCGGCGCCGGCGGCGGGCCGGGAGCCGCGTCGGACGAACGCAAAAGCGCCTTCTCGCAGCCGGCGCGCTCCTTCTCGCAGTTGTCCCCGCTGGTGCTAGGCCAGAAGCTCGGCGCACTCGAGCCGTGCCATTCGGGCGACGGTGTGGGCCCCACCAGACTCTATGCTGCCGCCGGCGACCCTCTGGCTGTGAAGCTCCAGGGGGCTGCGGACCTAAATGGGGGCTGCGGGGCCCtgccgggcggcggcggcggcaacGGCTTGCCCAAACAGAGCCCCTTCCTCTATGCCACAGCTTTCTGGCCCAAGAGCTCGGCGGctgcggcggcggcagcggcagcAGCGGGGCCCCTACAGCTGCAGCTGCCCTCGGCTCTCACGCTGCTGCCGCCCTCCTTCACCTCGCTGTGTCTGCCCGCGCAGAACTGGTGCGCCAAGTGCAACGCCTCCTTTCGCATGACCTCCGACCTTGTGTACCACATGAGGTCGCACCACAAAAAGGAGTACGCCATGGAGCCCTTGGTGAAACGGCGGCGGGAGGAGAAACTCAAGTGCCCCATTTGCAATGAGTCGTTCAGGGAGCGCCACCACCTCTCCAGGCACATGACCTCGCATAATTGA
- the PRDM8 gene encoding PR domain zinc finger protein 8 isoform X1, translating to MSSDRCCYIKMMEESSIQRGILDGDAKAVQQCLTDIFTSVYTTCDIPENAIFGPCILSHTSLYDSIAFIALKSTDKRTVPYIFRVDTSAANGSSEGLMWLRLVQSARDKEEQNLEAYIKNGQLFYRSLRRIAKDEELLVWYGKELTELLLLCPSRSHSKINGSSPYTCLECSQRFQFEFPYVAHLRFRCPKRLHGADMSPQDEQGGGVGTKDHGGGGGKDQQQQQEASLGPGPKFCKVGPIHHYPAPSPESSNPPTAGSGGGGGSSTKPSTDFHNLARELENSRGGSSCSPARSLGSSSNGVSHQEAELSPDGNATGGAKGKRKFPEEAMEGGGGAGLLGARGRFAERPLPASKEDLVCTPQQYRTAGSYFGLEENGRLFAPPSPETGEAKRSAFVEVKKAARAAGLQEEAATDGGGAAVEDQDAGGGGGSSTPAAASPAGAEKLLAPRPGGPLPSRLEGGSPARGSAFTSVPQLGSAGGPGAGGGAGSGAVGGAGGGPGAASDERKSAFSQPARSFSQLSPLVLGQKLGALEPCHSGDGVGPTRLYAAAGDPLAVKLQGAADLNGGCGALPGGGGGNGLPKQSPFLYATAFWPKSSAAAAAAAAAAGPLQLQLPSALTLLPPSFTSLCLPAQNWCAKCNASFRMTSDLVYHMRSHHKKEYAMEPLVKRRREEKLKCPICNESFRERHHLSRHMTSHN from the exons ATGTCCAGTGATAGATGCTGTTACATAAAAA TGATGGAGGAGTCCAGCATCCAGCGAGGTATTCTGGATGGAGATGCTAAGGCTGTCCAACAATGTCTGACAGATATTTTTACCAGCGTTTATACAACCTGTGATATTCCTGAGAACGCTATATTCGGCCCCTGCATCCTGAGCCACACTTCTCTGTATGACAGCATAGCTTTCATTGCTCTCAAGTCCACAGACAAGAGAACAGTTCCTTATATCTTCCGG GTGGACACCTCAGCGGCAAATGGTTCCTCAGAAGGTCTCATGTGGCTGCGTCTGGTCCAATCAGCCAGAGATAAAGAAGAACAGAACCTAGAAGCCTATATAAAAAACGGACAGCTCTTTTACCGCTCCCTCCGCAGGATTGCCAAAGATGAGGAGTTACTTGTTTGGTACGGGAAAGAACTGACCGAGTTACTCTTGCTCTGTCCTTCTAGATCCCACAGCAAAATAAATG GGTCGTCCCCTTATACATGCCTGGAATGCAGCCAGCGTTTCCAATTTGAGTTCCCCTATGTAGCGCATCTGCGCTTCCGCTGCCCCAAGAGGCTACACGGCGCTGATATGAGCCCCCAAGACGAGCAAGGTGGTGGCGTGGGTACCAAGGACCACGGGGGCGGCGGCGGCAAAGACCAGCAGCAGCAACAGGAGGCATCCTTGGGTCCAGGCCCCAAGTTTTGCAAAGTCGGCCCCATTCACCACTACCCGGCCCCTTCGCCCGAGAGCAGCAACCCACCCACCGCTGgcagtggcggcggcggcggcagcagcacGAAACCATCCACGGACTTTCACAACCTGGCCCGGGAGCTGGAAAATTCCCGGGGAGGCAGCAGCTGCTCCCCAGCCCGGAGCCTTGGCAGCAGCAGCAACGGCGTCAGCCACCAGGAGGCGGAGCTGAGTCCCGACGGCAACGCGACCGGCGGCGCCAAGGGGAAGAGGAAATTCCCGGAGGAGGCGATGgagggcggcggcggcgcggggcTCCTGGGGGCGCGAGGTCGCTTCGCTGAGCGGCCTCTACCTGCTTCCAAGGAGGACCTGGTGTGCACGCCGCAGCAGTACCGCACCGCAGGCAGCTATTTCGGCCTAGAAGAGAACGGCCGCCTCTTCGCGCCGCCCAGCCCGGAGACTGGCGAGGCGAAGCGCAGCGCCTTCGTGGAGGTGAAGAAGGCGGCCCGCGCGGCCGGCCTGCAGGAGGAGGCGGCCACGGACGGCGGGGGCGCCGCCGTCGAGGACCAGGACGCAGGCGGTGGCGGCGGTTCCTCCACGCCCGCGGCCGCGTCGCCCGCGGGCGCCGAGAAGCTGCTGGCCCCGCGGCCTGGGGGCCCCCTGCCCAGCCGGCTGGAGGGCGGTAGCCCCGCGCGGGGCAGCGCCTTCACCTCCGTGCCGCAACTGGGCAGCGCGGGCGGCCCCGGAGCCGGGGGCGGCGCGGGCAGCGGGGCCGTGGGCGGCGCCGGCGGCGGGCCGGGAGCCGCGTCGGACGAACGCAAAAGCGCCTTCTCGCAGCCGGCGCGCTCCTTCTCGCAGTTGTCCCCGCTGGTGCTAGGCCAGAAGCTCGGCGCACTCGAGCCGTGCCATTCGGGCGACGGTGTGGGCCCCACCAGACTCTATGCTGCCGCCGGCGACCCTCTGGCTGTGAAGCTCCAGGGGGCTGCGGACCTAAATGGGGGCTGCGGGGCCCtgccgggcggcggcggcggcaacGGCTTGCCCAAACAGAGCCCCTTCCTCTATGCCACAGCTTTCTGGCCCAAGAGCTCGGCGGctgcggcggcggcagcggcagcAGCGGGGCCCCTACAGCTGCAGCTGCCCTCGGCTCTCACGCTGCTGCCGCCCTCCTTCACCTCGCTGTGTCTGCCCGCGCAGAACTGGTGCGCCAAGTGCAACGCCTCCTTTCGCATGACCTCCGACCTTGTGTACCACATGAGGTCGCACCACAAAAAGGAGTACGCCATGGAGCCCTTGGTGAAACGGCGGCGGGAGGAGAAACTCAAGTGCCCCATTTGCAATGAGTCGTTCAGGGAGCGCCACCACCTCTCCAGGCACATGACCTCGCATAATTGA